GAAAGTGAGGAGGAGCAAGAATTGAGAAGATTCAGAGTGAGAGTTAACGGCAAAGATTACGACGTCGAGATTGAGGAGCTTTCTTTTGAGGCCGATTCAAGCTCGGGCGGAGCAGTTAAAAAAGCGGAACCCAGGCAGAAAGTCGAACCTGTGGATTCGCCCAAACCGTCCGAAATAGTTAAGGAAGCTCAGAAACCGGCTGAACCCGTTAAGAAATCCAGTGGACCGGGAGAGGAAGCCAAAATACTGTCGCCAATGTCGGGAACTATACTCGAGGTTCTCGTTTCGGTAGGAGATTCCGTCGCCCCCGGTCAGAAGCTTGTGATACTCGA
This genomic stretch from Mesotoga sp. UBA6090 harbors:
- a CDS encoding biotin/lipoyl-containing protein; the protein is MRRFRVRVNGKDYDVEIEELSFEADSSSGGAVKKAEPRQKVEPVDSPKPSEIVKEAQKPAEPVKKSSGPGEEAKILSPMSGTILEVLVSVGDSVAPGQKLVILEAMKMENSILSEDSGTVSEVRVKKGDNIDAGEIMIVLT